ACTAACTATCCACCAAGCACTGTTTACTCATTTTAATAAACAATGTATACTTACAGGTTTTGTAAGTTAATCTACCTCAATAAATGAAAAGCGAAAAAATTATAGAAGTAAAAAACCTTTTTAAGCGGTACGGAAATCTAGTCGCAGTAAATGACATAAGCTTTGATGTTTATAAAGGCGAAATTTTTGGACTTTTAGGTCCTAACGGTGCAGGAAAAACTACAACCCTTGAAATAATGGAAACACTCCGGGATGAAACAGATGGCGACGTAACCATTGCCGGGTATTCAATAAACAAAGATCCAAACAAAATAAAAAGACTTATTGGAATTCAGCTTCAACAGTCAGGATTTTATCCCAAACTCAATTTAACTCAACTTATCCAACTCTTTGAAGGACTTTATGGTGTAAAGGTTGATACAAAAGAAGTTCTTGACTCTGTTGGACTGGGCGACAAGGCCAAGGTCGAATTTTCTAAAATGTCAGGCGGACAAAAGCAACGGTTTTCTCTTGCAGTAACGCTCATAAACCGTCCCAGGATAATATTTCTAGACGAGCCAACAACAGGTCTTGATCCGCAAACTCGCGTAAACATTTGGGATTTAATACGATCTATTCGTGATACAGGAGTAACAATAATTATGACTACCCACTACATGGAAGAAGCTGAAGAGCTGTGCGATAGGGTAGGAATTATGGATAATGGTAAGCTTGTAGCCATTGACACACCCCAAAATCTTGTTCAGGAGCTTCTGGACCGTGGATTCAAATCTAAAAAGGTAATAAAACCTGCAAGTTTGGCCGATGTTTTTCTTGACTTAACAGGTAAAGAACTTAGAGAATAAGATCTTCGTAAGGATAGGTTAAAAACCTGTCCGAAAGTTAACAATAACTTAAAAAAAAACTAAATGGCAAAAAGCACAAAGCAAGACAAAAAAACAAAACCGGTTCCTAGAAAATATAATCAACTAAAAGCACTCCTTGCAATTACAAAGGCTAGCATGATCTCAACATTGCGAAGCCCAAGCAGTCTAATTTTTGGACTTATCTTCCCGATAATTTTTGTAAGCATCTTTGGACTTTTGGATGATCAGGGACTTTCATTTGACGTAGCACTTCGCAAAGGATCAGATACAACAAACCCAATATTCGAAAGCCTTAGTGAGTCAGAAAGCGTAACCTTTGAATATGACCTTTCAGATACAGAGATCTTGGAAAAGCTTGAGAAGGGAAAACTCGATGCGGAAATTTTCATCGAGCGAAGAGACTATCAATTGCCGATGTACGAAATTACGGTCACCGTAAGTAACGCCTCCCAAATGTCTGGACAGTTCTTACATGTTGTTTCAGGAATTTCAGACAAAATAAATCTTGCTGCAGCTCCGGTAGACGGATTCCTAACATCACTTTCAGTATCGGAGGTCGAGGGTAGAAAATACAAAGCAATAGACTTTATCCTGCCAGGACAATTAGGCTTTTCACTACTTAACATGGGTGTTTTTGCAACTGCGTTTGTATTCCTAAGACTACGAGAAACCCTTGTTCTAAAGCGTTTTTTTGCAACACCTGTTAAAAAACTTTATGTTATAGTTGGTGAAGCATTTAGTAGACTCAGCATTTCGTTACTTCAGGCAATGCTTGTAATTTTACTTGGATATTTCTTCCTTGGATTTACTCTGAGTAATGGAGTGGAGACATTTATAAGCATGGTACTTTTATCGGCTATAGGACTTATAATCTTCATGGGATTCGGCTTTATGATATCCGGAATTGCAAAGACAGATGCAGCAATTTCACCTTTTGCAAACATTATCACTTTACCTCAAATGCTTTTGTCGGGCACATTTTTTGAAATGGAATTCTTTCCGACTTGGCTACAATCAATTGGGAAAGCATTGCCACTTACATATTTTAATGATGCTATGAGGAAAATCGCATTTGAAGGCTTAAGCCTTGTCGACGTATGGCCCGAACTTTTAGCCTTATCCGTATGGGGAATTGGTATATATTTCGTTGCCATCAGAGTTTTTAAATGGGAAGCAGACTAACAATCATGACAGAAAAAAACAAAGCAAAAGGCACCACTGGAGGAGTTATTGCAACCGTTGGATCTATTATTCTTGTAAATGCACTCACCGCCGCCTGTCCGCTTTGTTTGGTCGCCGTTTCCGCAAGTGCAGGCTTGTCAAAATACCTTGGAGTTGACGACACAATTACAGGAACATGGTTAGGTGCAATTGCCGTTACAATTATTTTTATGATTATTTCGGCATTCGATAAAAAAGGAAAACAGTTCCCAGGAAGAAATCTGTTAATAACTCTGTCTGTTTTTACTGCGTTTTTAATTCCGCTTACCCTAACTGGACTTGTAGGTAATCCACAAAATGTTATCTCTTACTCTATACCTTGGGGTATTGATAAGCTTCTTTTTGGAATGGCTGTAGGTTCAATCACTTTTGTAATTTTTAGCAACATTCACAATCTGTTAAAACAAAAAAACAATGGTAAAAGCTTTTTTCCGTTTCAGAAGGTCGTTTTACCGGTTGCGGGATTACTTTTAACAAGCATC
This Candidatus Dojkabacteria bacterium DNA region includes the following protein-coding sequences:
- a CDS encoding ABC transporter ATP-binding protein, translating into MKSEKIIEVKNLFKRYGNLVAVNDISFDVYKGEIFGLLGPNGAGKTTTLEIMETLRDETDGDVTIAGYSINKDPNKIKRLIGIQLQQSGFYPKLNLTQLIQLFEGLYGVKVDTKEVLDSVGLGDKAKVEFSKMSGGQKQRFSLAVTLINRPRIIFLDEPTTGLDPQTRVNIWDLIRSIRDTGVTIIMTTHYMEEAEELCDRVGIMDNGKLVAIDTPQNLVQELLDRGFKSKKVIKPASLADVFLDLTGKELRE
- a CDS encoding ABC transporter permease, with amino-acid sequence MAKSTKQDKKTKPVPRKYNQLKALLAITKASMISTLRSPSSLIFGLIFPIIFVSIFGLLDDQGLSFDVALRKGSDTTNPIFESLSESESVTFEYDLSDTEILEKLEKGKLDAEIFIERRDYQLPMYEITVTVSNASQMSGQFLHVVSGISDKINLAAAPVDGFLTSLSVSEVEGRKYKAIDFILPGQLGFSLLNMGVFATAFVFLRLRETLVLKRFFATPVKKLYVIVGEAFSRLSISLLQAMLVILLGYFFLGFTLSNGVETFISMVLLSAIGLIIFMGFGFMISGIAKTDAAISPFANIITLPQMLLSGTFFEMEFFPTWLQSIGKALPLTYFNDAMRKIAFEGLSLVDVWPELLALSVWGIGIYFVAIRVFKWEAD